The Melanotaenia boesemani isolate fMelBoe1 chromosome 17, fMelBoe1.pri, whole genome shotgun sequence genome segment CATACGGGTGGAGAACagaatttaattagttttagttATATACAggtattattgttgttttaaatctgtATTTGTTAATCCATAATATAACCTGTAATTTCCAATATAtatttcatttaactttatttaaattaatgacATGAtaggaatattttttattttagtagttCTTTAATCTGCAAATCCCGTCCCCAAACCACTACTGTTCTGAGATCTAAATATGAGAGCATTTCCTTAGatcttcagtttattttatattaatattattttatttaaattcagagCACAATCTTAGAGCTTAGACGTGGACCTTGATTGGACCTGGAGTGGGACAAAATGGAGTGGAAGGAAATGTTTGATGGTTATTTTCTTTGAATCAattctacagttttttttacgCTCTGTAAATCTGTGTACAACATTCATTTGTATAGAAGTGCTATGCAAATAAAGTCTGATGAAATAAGAGCTTATAATGGAACATTAGTTTTATGAATGTGTAGTTCTCTGGTTATTTTTAGTTAAGATGAAGTGGGCAGAGGCCACACGTGACCACACCTCACCTCGCTCTAGAGCATAAAGACATGAGAATGGGGAAAATCTTCACGTCTAAGTTTTTGTAGGAAATAAGTTTAAGGCAACTGGATGGActttttcaaaacagaaaaattggTGTTTGAGGTAAAATACACAGTTCTGTTCAGTGTGTGGTTTTAAAACGGATCACAAGTTTTTAGGAATCCACTTGGCCTAATACACCAAATAAGTTTTTTTACTTCAGGTGCAGCCTTTTCAGCACACATAATGTGATCCTGCGTAACTTGAGAGCCTGGTGAAGAAGAGGGGAAGCCACACCTGTCAGATCCACTACCTGCAGCCACAAGACTCCACCACCATGTCCTCATACTGTTTATAGACCACATTGTTTCCTGAGTCGATGTACAGGATGCTGATGGGGCTGAGTTTGGACGGGGCGCAGCAGCTGGGCGGCATGTTGCTGGGATTCATTGAGTTCATCAGAGTCTGGATGATGGCATGGTTGGTGGGCTCCAGGTGGGAGCGCAGAGGGAAGTCACAAACACCCTCACAGTGGTACGCTTCATAGTCCAGCGGGGCGATGATCCAGTCATCCCAGCCCAGGTCTCTGAAGTTGACATGCAGAGGCTTCTTGCTGCACCTGGACTTTGACTTCTTTCCATGTCTCTTCCCGTGACGGGTCTTGGACGCAGCCGTCCTACGTCTCCTGCTGGCTTTGGAGCCAGGGCCCCTCTCTTTGGCTTTCTCAAGGCCCAGTAATGCTGTCCCCTCCCTCCTCTCACTGAAAAGTGTCTGCCTCTTCTTTGACCTGGTGAAGACCACTAAAATGGCTTTCTTCTGCTGAGGCCTCCCATGCCGCTGCAAGCCGAGAAGATGGAGGTCCAGCTCCCTCTCAGGGGTGTCCAGCAGGGCCCTGAGCTCCAGACAGAAATATTTCCCCTGGCTCAGGTGCTGCCGCTCTTTGAATATATCCCACACGTCCAACACCTCCCACTTTGGCCCATGGGAATCCTGCAGGTCCAAGGTTTTGGAGTGGAGCAGACGCTGGTCATGGCATGAGAGGAGCTGGATGTCGACAGGCTCTGTTTCCGATATCCTGAAATTCCCAGACACTTTGGTGTATATCCTGAGCTCTGCTCCCAGCACCTCTGCTTTTTTAGAGAGGGTTGAGACGTCGAACAGATACTGCTGTCTCCTCAGAGGGGAGAGTGGGAGGTCATCTGTGGAAAGTATTAAAACCGCAGGGTCAGATGCATTCTCACTGAGATGATGTACATACCACAGAGATGtggaatctgaaaaaaaaagaagaatcccACAATTGTCTGCACTGCATTAAATGGGAGACAGAAAATGAGTCACGGGTGT includes the following:
- the gdf6b gene encoding growth/differentiation factor 6-B, with product MDFYLFTFLCGAFAFVWEFPCFQTLAIYPPADPKNNKVANVLDGQEASVHFKEFYAPPSRDRGHKASSKDLIEPHDYMLSIYKTFSTAEKLGLNASFFRSSKAANTIASFVDSGQDDLPLSPLRRQQYLFDVSTLSKKAEVLGAELRIYTKVSGNFRISETEPVDIQLLSCHDQRLLHSKTLDLQDSHGPKWEVLDVWDIFKERQHLSQGKYFCLELRALLDTPERELDLHLLGLQRHGRPQQKKAILVVFTRSKKRQTLFSERREGTALLGLEKAKERGPGSKASRRRRTAASKTRHGKRHGKKSKSRCSKKPLHVNFRDLGWDDWIIAPLDYEAYHCEGVCDFPLRSHLEPTNHAIIQTLMNSMNPSNMPPSCCAPSKLSPISILYIDSGNNVVYKQYEDMVVESCGCR